The following coding sequences are from one Hippopotamus amphibius kiboko isolate mHipAmp2 chromosome 9, mHipAmp2.hap2, whole genome shotgun sequence window:
- the TMEM114 gene encoding transmembrane protein 114 isoform X1, translated as MRVHLCALAGAAALTGALSFVLLAAAIGTDFWYIIDTERLERSGQGARDPAGSANRSQLEPLSSHSGLWRTCRVQSPCAPLMNPFWQENVTVSDSSRQLLTMHGTFVILLPLSLILMVFGGMTGFLSFLLRAPLLLLLTGTLFLFGALVTLAGISVYIAYSAVAFREALCLLEEKALLDQVDIRFGWSLALGWISFIAELLTGVAFLAAARVLSLRRRQDQAI; from the exons ATGCGGGTGCATCTGTGCGCGCTGGCCGGCGCGGCGGCGCTGACCGGGGCGCTCAGCTTCGTGCTCCTGGCGGCCGCCATCGGCACGGACTTCTGGTACATCATTGACACCGAGCGGCTGGAGCGGAGCGGCCAGGGGGCGCGGGACCCGGCGGGCTCCGCCAACCGCAGCCAGCTGGAACCTCTGAGCTCGCACTCCGGCCTCTGGCGGACCTGCCGGG TCCAGAGCCCGTGCGCGCCGCTGATGAACCCCTTCTGGCAGGAGAACGTGACCGTCAGCGACTCGAGCCGACAACTTCTCA CCATGCATGGGACGTTTGTGATTCTGCTGCCGCTCAGCCTGATCCTGATGGTGTTTGGGGGGATGACGGGGTTTCTGAGCTTCCTCCTGCgagcccccctcctcctcctgctcacGGGGACCCTCTTTCTCTTTGGAG CCTTGGTGACCCTCGCTGGCATCAGTGTCTACATCGCGTATTCGGCCGTCGCCTTCCGGGAGGCGCTGTGTCTCCTGGAGGAGAAGGCCCTCCTGGACCAGGTGGACATCCGTTTCGGCTGGTCCCTAGCCCTGGGCTGGATCAGCTTCATCGCCGAGCTGCTCACCGGGGTGGCCTTCCTGGCAGCAGCACGCGTGCTCAGCCTGAGACGGAGGCAGGACCAGGCCATCTGA
- the TMEM114 gene encoding transmembrane protein 114 isoform X2: MRVHLCALAGAAALTGALSFVLLAAAIGTDFWYIIDTERLERSGQGARDPAGSANRSQLEPLSSHSGLWRTCRVQSPCAPLMNPFWQENVTVSDSSRQLLTLVTLAGISVYIAYSAVAFREALCLLEEKALLDQVDIRFGWSLALGWISFIAELLTGVAFLAAARVLSLRRRQDQAI; this comes from the exons ATGCGGGTGCATCTGTGCGCGCTGGCCGGCGCGGCGGCGCTGACCGGGGCGCTCAGCTTCGTGCTCCTGGCGGCCGCCATCGGCACGGACTTCTGGTACATCATTGACACCGAGCGGCTGGAGCGGAGCGGCCAGGGGGCGCGGGACCCGGCGGGCTCCGCCAACCGCAGCCAGCTGGAACCTCTGAGCTCGCACTCCGGCCTCTGGCGGACCTGCCGGG TCCAGAGCCCGTGCGCGCCGCTGATGAACCCCTTCTGGCAGGAGAACGTGACCGTCAGCGACTCGAGCCGACAACTTCTCA CCTTGGTGACCCTCGCTGGCATCAGTGTCTACATCGCGTATTCGGCCGTCGCCTTCCGGGAGGCGCTGTGTCTCCTGGAGGAGAAGGCCCTCCTGGACCAGGTGGACATCCGTTTCGGCTGGTCCCTAGCCCTGGGCTGGATCAGCTTCATCGCCGAGCTGCTCACCGGGGTGGCCTTCCTGGCAGCAGCACGCGTGCTCAGCCTGAGACGGAGGCAGGACCAGGCCATCTGA